A window of the Zeugodacus cucurbitae isolate PBARC_wt_2022May chromosome 2, idZeuCucr1.2, whole genome shotgun sequence genome harbors these coding sequences:
- the LOC105215465 gene encoding DNA polymerase theta isoform X1 — translation MAFSQSLDIGNSTLLNLDSQARHAFDIGEKGQQDAHNKLGNKEDAVDVIQESPEHGKRSKQFSNIAGMSMFSRSRTQRQLSRNNCSKTSAQNVDVSEKDRRRLRRSKSDSTLQKPNTLNGTNKAENYTELFRSGFTFSIEGEQQKSAFGESGSVLRVSQIEAVFEMIQEEKLEVAVDVDEMIVEDEHAVNNDLDMPIFSEDLNALLANVKSIQEEKDVSDVAAPSSMSLSQFAIDSTKCEEKITDEIAEVDARQLDQSRFICADAGSLEAKQQLEKELEISRREVTKVDEVLQPKKVRTGANASYAQRSTTSFTTTNVTSVKKTDDIVRDLETLKRISAWNLPHSVLKEYEKKGVIKMFDWQVECLSNPKVIFEHCNLVYSAPTSAGKSLVSEILLLKTVLERNKKVLFILPFISVVREKMFYLQDLLTVAGYRVEGFFGGYTPPGGFDSIHVAICTIEKANSIINKLLEQGKLDDIGTVVVDEVHLISDPGRGYILELLIAKVLYMSRKYGFHLQVVTMSATLANVELLKRWLDAELFITDFRPVALKEMIKIGNKVFDSKLRPLRDITSPLQGEVHPLPPIQNDNDHVAQLCIETLLEGCSVIVFCPSKDWCENLATQLASAIQSLIRKDDYWGKRLRAQIKSDEIEQVKKQLRDIPTGLDTVLERMITFGCAFHHAGLTSEERDIIEASFKACVLKIIVATSTLSSGVNLPARRVLIRTPLFGGKQMSSLTYRQMIGRAGRTGKDTLGESILICTPVNTRIGQELIQADLKPIYSCLEQESSTHLKRALLEVISSGVAITKDDIESFVNCTLLSAEKQLSEQGKDKSTDDEAHFIKDALDFLIEYEFVRLQVDNETNRESYVATRLGQACLAASMPPTDGLILFAELQKSRRCFVLESELHAVYLVTPYSVCYQLQDLDWLLFLDMWEKLTPAMKKVGELVGVKESFLVRAMRGQSKLDYKLMQIHKRFYTALALQELVNEVPINKVAVKYKCTRGMLQSLQQMSSTFAGIVTAFCNSLQWPTLSLVVSQFKERLFFGIHRDLIDLMRLPDLNHKRARALFDAGITTLVDLANADIFEVEKVLYNALSFDSAKQHDNEADYEAEQRNQAREFFITGKVGLTVAEGAKLLVQEARIFVQYEIGVGAIKWTQEGTNEASSIQSLHMSCEEHEKELGVKRKSVEQRSVEEITPPKLKRLENDAKHHEKPSTSKNALRALRQRQLSAKNDKLTVQENFSLNSKEKQGIDVEPKEATTQTNSAAINIKENPVVQTVGAQKRNRSLTAATVAKIINADGNKENKDTNAASKASPTAKKAEVLQRTNKVVDNNKIDEKKAKNAAQNLKNVATDFNLKTTKNEQALKTVNSETKKYALRKSNENQEISKPATKESATFTPNAKRNANTLTPSSLKQAGSTKNDLNSVKQAASTTKSPTSVKQSPQAAQVIRTGTRRSPRNHQRNSNGTKFGTVESKVPPPTSPQPAKNSSKHFDQSLFLADDSFELNTGINAALEAANQSHKALKTSPTTDNKANDDEIAESQQIVPAVIDSPVQAKHSVHASRLLRTTQRLRAAHKSRITKDESNTSTHPSSSIEVSDLSLENSLLQNPLQLNVSHILNCTKVDDASANFKSLEIVDICGDEQLFSAALRELLEVQRFGFCIGLQQQEAKCKPLIGGNLLINQRAGTENAAQQAVAKEYQIDDHTYLAGCAFGITENVVYYMNMQPEGTCASVTTEMKCKFLSSLLTTGKCTLLCVDAKEQLKVLYRVLGELSELRVELEDPKEANWLLQPDKFMTFQQMTQQFAPECTALTGLCGNGRGYSSHGLDTVSAITAKVRCSVEACVTVHILKTQIENLERIGSGQLYKFFKELQMPLQNSLCNMELIGFPANEAALRKLFQQMLETMKKLELKIYEMHGGRFNLGSTSAVAKVLGLHRKPSGRVSTSRQILEKLDSPISQAIIAYRKISTTLSKNIQPLLKCVQNNRIHGQSITYTQTGRISMTEPNLQNVAKNFVVTLEGSEDIVISCRGAFFPTESGRCLLSADFCQLEMRILAHLSQDPALLKVMNTDRDIFNAIAARWHKVSENAVSAELRDGTKQICYGIVYGMGMRSLADALKCTEQEATTLSQQFHLAYPSIRAYTEKVVKFARNNGYIETITGRRRYLEHINSCESQQKKHAERQAINSTIQGSAADIAKSAILRMEKNIEKYRDKLGITSSKAVRFVLHIHDELVFELPTEKAKKVAKILSLTMENCVKLSVPLKVKLKMGRSWGELQDIKL, via the exons ATGGCCTTCTCCCAGTCGCTAGATATTGGGAATAGcactttattaaatttagacAGTCAGGCACGTCATGCCTTTGATATAGGAGAGAAAGGTCAACAAGACGCGCACAATAAATTAGGGAATAAAGAAGATGCAGTGGATGTGATACAGGAGTCGCCGGAACATGGCAAACGCTCCAAGCAATTTAGTAATATTGCTGGTATGTCCATGTTTAGCAGGTCACGTACACAGCGACAATTATCTCGGAACAACTGCAGTAAGACATCTGCCCAAAATGTGGATGTATCAGAAAAAGATAGGCGACGATTGCGGAGAAGCAAATCGGATTCGACACTACAAAAACCAAACACTTTAAATGGCACCAACAAAGCTGAGAATTACACTGAATTGTTTCGTAGTGGCTTTACGTTTTCTATAGAAGGAGAACAGCAAAAAAGTGCTTTTGGTGAAAGTGGTTCTGTATTGCGTGTCTCACAAATTGAAGCAGTTTTTGAAATGATACAGGAGGAAAAGTTGGAAGTGGCGGTAGATGTAGATGAAATGATTGTGGAGGATGAGCATGCTGTAAATAATGATTTAGATATGCCCATATTCTCTGAAGATTTAAATGCACTATTGGCAAATGTGAAAAGTATACAAGAAGAAAAAGACGTGTCTGACGTGGCTGCACCTAGTTCAATGTCTTTGTCGCAGTTTGCGATTGATAGTACTAAAtgtgaagaaaaaattacagaCGAAATAGCTGAAGTTGATGCACGCCAATTGGATCAGAGTAGATTTATTTGCGCTGATGCGGGCAGTTTAGAAGCAAAACAGCAATTAGAAAAAGAATTAGAAATTAGTCGGCGGGAAGTGACTAAAGTTGATGAAGTTTTGCAGCCAAAGAAAGTGAGAACAGGCGCGAATGCATCTTATGCACAACGTTCTACCACAAGTTTCACAACCACAAATGTCACCTCAGTAAAAAAAACGGATGATATTGTGCGCGATTTAGAAACACTAAAACGTATTAGCGCTTGGAATTTGCCACATAGTGTTTTAAAGGAATACGAAAAGAAGGGTGTGATAAAAATGTTTGATTGGCAAGTAGAATGCCTCAGTAATCCTAAG GTTATATTTGAACACTGCAATCTCGTCTACTCTGCACCCACTTCTGCTGGTAAATCTTTAGTCAGTGAGATTTTACTATTAAAAACTGTGTTGGAGCGTAACAAAAAGGTGCTTTTTATACTGCCCTTCATTTCTGTGGTACGCGAGAAAATGTTTTACTTACAAGATTTATTAACTGTAGCTGGCTACCGCGTTGAAGGTTTCTTCGGCGGCTACACACCACCTGGTGGATTTGATAGCATACATGTCGCCATATGTACCATAGAGAAGGCTAACtcgattataaataaattactggAGCAAGGTAAACTTGACGACATAGGCACAGTGGTCGTGGATGAAGTGCACTTGATCTCCGATCCAGGACGTGGTTACATACTCGAACTGCTAATTGCGAAAGTGTTGTACATGTCACGCAAATATGGCTTCCATTTGCAAGTAGTCACAATGTCCGCCACATTAGCCAATGTTGAATTGCTGAAACGTTGGTTAGACGCAGAGTTATTCATCACCGATTTCCGACCTGTCGCGCTGAAGGAGATGATTAAAATCGGTAACAAAGTGTTCGATTCCAAATTGCGTCCTTTGCGTGATATCACCTCACCCTTACAGGGCGAGGTACATCCACTGCCGCCAATACAGAATGACAATGACCACGTAGCACAATTGTGCATTGAAACCTTACTGGAAGGCTGCTCTGTGATTGTATTCTGTCCGTCGAAAGATTGGTGTGAGAATTTAGCTACCCAACTGGCAAGCGCCATACAATCGCTTATACGTAAAGACGACTATTGGGGTAAGCGTTTGCGCGCGCAAATTAAAAGCGACGAAATTGAGCAGGTAAAAAAACAGTTGCGCGATATACCGACAGGTCTGGATACTGTGCTCGAGAGAATGATCACATTTGGTTGTGCCTTCCATCATGCTGGACTTACAAGCGAAGAACGTGATATTATCGAAGCGAGCTTTAAGGCATGTGTTTTGAAGATAATTGTGGCGACCAGCACACTCAGCTCGGGTGTCAATCTGCCAGCGCGACGTGTGTTGATACGTACACCGCTCTTTGGCGGAAAGCAAATGAGTTCACTCACATATCGGCAAATGATTGGACGCGCAGGACGCACGGGAAag GATACTTTAGGAGAATCGATTTTAATTTGCACACCTGTCAACACGCGTATTGGCCAAGAATTGATACAAGCAGATTTGAAGCCAATCTACTCTTGTCTGGAACAAGAGAGTAGT ACTCACCTTAAACGCGCCTTACTGGAGGTGATCTCTTCCGGTGTCGCCATAACCAAGGATGACATTGAGAGCTTCGTCAACTGCACACTTTTGAGTGCCGAAAAGCAACTCAGCGAGCAGGGCAAGGATAAAAGCACCGATGACGAAGCACATTTCATAAAGGATGCGCTCGATTTTCTTATAGAATATGAATTTGTGCGTCTGCAAGTCGATAACGAAACAAATAGAGAAAGTTACGTAGCTACACGCTTAGGCCAAGCGTGTTTGG CTGCCTCGATGCCGCCTACTGATGGGTTGATACTCTTCGCTGAGCTGCAGAAATCACGACGTTGCTTTGTGTTGGAATCCGAGCTGCATGCTGTGTACTTGGTGACACCTTACTCGGTGTGCTATCAACTGCAAGATCTCGATTGGTTACTCTTTCTCGATATGTGGGAGAAATTGACGCCAGCTATGAAAAAAGTGGGTGAATTAGTGGGCGTTAAGGAATCGTTTCTAGTGCGTGCAATGCGCGGACAGTCGAAATTGGACTACAAACTCATGCAGATACATAAAAG ATTCTACACTGCATTGGCGCTACAAGAACTGGTCAATGAGGTGCCTATCAACAAGGTTGCTGTTAAGTATAAATGCACGCGTGGCATGCTGCAAAGTCTACAGCAAATGTCCTCCACCTTTGCCGGCATAGTCACCGCGTTTTGCAACTCACTGCAGTGGCCCACACTGTCGTTGGTGGTTTCTCAGTTCAAGGAACGTCTCTTCTTCGGTATACACAGAGACCTGATCGATTTGATGCGTCTGccagatttaaatcacaaacgTGCGCGTGCGCTCTTCGACGCTGGCATAACAACGCTGGTGGATCTGGCGAACGCTGATATTTTCGAAgtcgaaaaagttttatataatgCGCTGAGCTTTGATTCAGCCAAACAGCATGATAATGAAGCGGATTACGAAGCAGAGCAACGAAATCAAGCGCGTGAATTTTTCATAACGGGAAAAGTGGGTTTGACGGTGGCCGAAGGCGCTAAATTGCTGGTACAGGAAGCGCGTATCTTCGTGCAATATGAAATCGGTGTGGGCGCCATTAAATGGACCCAAGAAGGTACGAATGAAGCGAGTTCCATTCAAAGTTTGCATATGTCTTGCGAAGAGCATGAGAAGGAACTTGGCGTTAAACGCAAAAGTGTTGAGCAACGTAGCGTGGAAGAGATTACACCACCGAAATTGAAAAGACTGGAGAATGATGCGAAGCATCATGAGAAACCGTCAACGAGTAAAAATGCTTTACGTGCATTAAGACAGCGTCAGTTGTCGGCGAAAAATGATAAGTTAACGGTGCAGGAGAATTTCAGTTTGAACAGCAAGGAAAAGCAAGGAATTGATGTTGAACCGAAAGAGGCGACAACTCAAACAAATAGCGCGGCgattaatataaaagaaaatcccGTTGTACAAACGGTTGGGGCACAGAAGCGAAATCGCTCATTAACAGCTGCAactgttgcaaaaattattaatgcagatggtaataaagaaaataaagataCTAACGCTGCTAGCAAAGCGTCTCCAACTGCCAAGAAAGCGGAAGTTTTGCAAAGAACAAATAAAGTAGTTGATAACAATAAAATTGatgagaaaaaagcaaaaaatgctgcacaaaatttaaaaaatgttgcaacagaCTTTAACCTCAAAACAACGAAAAACGAACAAGCGCTAAAAACAGTAAATAGTGAAACGAAAAAATATGCGCTACGTAAATCTAATGAAAATCAAGAAATTTCAAAGCCGGCAACAAAAGAAAGTGCAACATTTACACCAAATGCCAAAAGGAATGCAAACACACTCACTCCATCTTCCTTAAAGCAGGCAGGGAGCACCAAAAATGATCTCAACTCGGTTAAACAAGCAGCGAGCACCACAAAAAGTCCCACCTCGGTGAAGCAATCGCCACAAGCAGCACAAGTTATACGCACTGGAACACGACGTAGTCCACGTAATCACCAAAGAAACTCGAACGGCACAAAATTCGGTACTGTGGAATCAAAAGTACCGCCGCCGACGTCACCACAACCCGCCAAGAATTCCTCGAAACACTTTGACCAATCACTTTTTCTCGCTGACGATTCCTTCGAGTTGAATACTGGCATTAATGCCGCACTTGAAGCAGCAAATCAGTCGCATAAAGCCTTGAAGACATCGCCAACTACAGACAACAAAGCGAATGACGACGAAATTGCCGAATCGCAGCAAATTGTACCAGCCGTGATCGATTCACCCGTGCAGGCGAAGCACTCGGTGCATGCATCACGCCTGCTGCGCACGACACAACGCCTGAGAGCTGCGCACAAAAGCCGTATAACGAAAGATGAGTCTAACACTAGCACGCACCCTTCGAGTTCTATAGAAGTGTCAGATTTATCACTTGAGAATTCACTGCTTCAGAATCCTTTGCAACTTAATGTATCGCATATTTTGAATTGCACCAAAGTTGACGACGCCTCCGCGAATTTCAAAAGTCTTGAGATTGTGGATATCTGTGGTGACGAGCAACTTTTCAGCGCTGCACTGCGTGAGCTCTTGGAGGTCCAACGTTTCGGTTTCTGCATTGGCTTGCAACAGCAAGAAGCCAAGTGCAAACCACTAATAGGTGGCAATTTGCTAATAAATCAGCGTGCAGGCACCGAAAATGCGGCGCAACAGGCGGTCGCAAAAGAGTATCAAATCGACGATCACACATATTTAGCGGGTTGCGCTTTTGGCATCACAGAAAATGTGGTTTACTACATGAACATGCAACCGGAAGGCACATGCGCCAGCGTCACCAccgaaatgaaatgcaaattccTGTCTTCACTGCTAACTACCGGTAAATGCACGCTACTCTGCGTCGATGCCAAGGAGCAGTTGAAGGTGTTGTACCGTGTTTTGGGTGAACTCAGTGAGCTGCGCGTGGAACTGGAGGATCCCAAGGAGGCCAATTGGCTGTTGCAGCCGGATAAGTTCATGACTTTCCAGCAAAtg ACTCAACAATTCGCGCCGGAATGCACAGCGCTCACCGGTTTATGTGGCAATGGACGCGGTTATAGCAGTCACGGCTTGGACACAGTTAGCGCTATTACGGCTAAGGTTAg ATGTTCCGTCGAGGCTTGCGTCACGGTGCACATACTGAAAACCCAAATAGAAAACCTGGAACGTATCGGCTCAGGtcaattatacaaattttttaaag AACTTCAAATGCCTTTGCAGAATTCACTTTGCAATATGGAATTGATCGGCTTTCCAGCAAATGAAGCTGCCTTGCGGAAATTGTTTCAACAAATGCTGGAAACGATGAAAAAACTTGAATTGAAAATCTACGAAATGCATGGTGGAAGATTCAATTTGGGCTCAACGAGTGCGGTGGCGAAG GTTCTCGGCCTACACCGCAAACCCAGCGGCCGCGTAAGCACCTCTCGCCAAATACTTGAAAAGCTGGATTCACCAATTTCGCAAGCGATCATAGCCTATCGCAAAATAAGCACCacactttcgaaaaatatacAACCACTTTTGAAATGTGTGCAAAATAATAGAATACATGGACAGAGTATAACTTATACGCAGACTGGACGCATTTCCATGACCGAGCCGAATTTACAAAATGTGGCCAAGAACTTTGTGGTCACTTTGGAAG gTAGCGAAGACATAGTTATATCCTGCCGCGGCGCATTTTTTCCCACAGAAAGTGGACGCTGTTTACTCTCCGCCGATTTTTGTCAGCTTGAAATGCGCATACTCGCGCATCTTTCacaa GACCCAGCGCTGCTGAAGGTGATGAACACCGATAGAGACATTTTCAACGCCATAGCAGCGCGTTGGCACAAAGTGAGCGAAAATGCTGTTTCCGCGGAGTTACGCGACGGCACCAAGCAAATTTGCTATGGCATCGTTTACGGTATGGGCATGCGCAGTTTGGCCGATGCCTTGAAGTGCACCGAACAGGAGGCAACAACGCTATCGCAGCAATTCCATTTGGCCTATCCGAGTATAAG AGCATATACCGAAAAAGTAGTAAAATTTGCACGCAATAATGGTTATATTGAAACCATCACGGGACGTCGTCGTTATTTGGAGCATATAAATAGTTGTGAATCACAGcagaaaa AGCATGCCGAGCGCCAGGCAATCAATTCGACGATACAAGGTTCGGCCGCCGATATAGCAAAGAGTGCTATACTACGCATGGAGAAGAATATCGAGAAGTATCGTGACAAATTGGGTATAACGAGCTCGAAAGCAGTGCGTTTCGTGCTGCACATACACGACGAGCTGGTATTCGAGCTGCCCACTGAGAAGGCGAAAAAAGTTGCGAAAATCTTGAGTCTCACCATGGAGAATTGCGTTAAGCTGAGCGTGCCGCTTAAGGTGAAACTCAAAATGGGTCGGAGTTGGGGCGAGCTGCAAGATATCAAGTTATAA